In one Corallococcus sp. EGB genomic region, the following are encoded:
- a CDS encoding FBP domain-containing protein, producing MFRVESEKELQRAFRSRDRKYVELPRGTQLPLFVRDYLSWVDPYGVRVFLVFVAPGSKQPTGITFRRDQQGDPTLAPKMCDWCQTPTEAEVGLLTTDVDSKRRVGVNVCLDLRCGERLEALADRSGRSALDEKARLLERMARFASEALGLEPDADA from the coding sequence ATGTTTCGAGTCGAGTCGGAGAAAGAGTTGCAGCGCGCGTTCCGCTCGCGGGACCGCAAGTACGTTGAATTGCCCAGGGGCACCCAGCTTCCACTCTTCGTCCGGGACTACCTCTCGTGGGTGGATCCGTATGGGGTGCGCGTCTTCCTCGTGTTCGTCGCGCCCGGGAGCAAGCAGCCCACGGGCATCACCTTCCGTAGGGATCAGCAGGGCGACCCGACCCTGGCGCCCAAGATGTGTGACTGGTGCCAAACACCCACCGAAGCGGAGGTGGGCCTGCTTACGACGGATGTCGACTCGAAGCGGCGCGTGGGCGTGAACGTCTGCCTCGACCTGCGCTGCGGTGAGCGCCTGGAGGCCCTCGCGGACCGCTCGGGTCGCAGCGCCCTGGACGAGAAGGCGCGGCTCCTCGAGCGCATGGCGCGCTTCGCGAGCGAGGCGCTGGGGCTGGAGCCCGACGCGGACGCTTGA
- a CDS encoding PKD domain-containing protein produces MLPSKQLLLPLLLVGTGGSACGNDASNQPPTVSDAITAPTALVAGATGTFTVAAEDPDGDLLTYKWTQVSPSTPGTWVGDTIRERMQWYSPVVAAQTAFTFAVSVTDGVNPPVVRTVTLPVSVPRYAADVQPVWSSSQCTNCHGKAGNLSLAADSSHASLMDTLAMACGGTLPRVTPGAPELSALVRKMEGTACGDRMPMGTPEYFDQHPGLNVLVRSWILAGAAND; encoded by the coding sequence ATGCTCCCCTCCAAGCAGCTCCTCCTGCCCCTGCTGCTCGTCGGAACGGGGGGCAGCGCCTGCGGCAACGATGCGTCCAACCAACCGCCCACCGTCAGCGACGCCATCACCGCGCCCACCGCCCTGGTGGCCGGAGCGACCGGCACCTTCACCGTCGCCGCGGAGGATCCGGACGGAGACCTGCTGACGTACAAATGGACGCAGGTCTCTCCAAGCACTCCAGGTACCTGGGTGGGTGACACCATCCGCGAGCGCATGCAGTGGTATTCGCCCGTCGTGGCCGCGCAGACCGCGTTCACCTTCGCCGTGAGTGTCACGGACGGCGTGAACCCACCCGTGGTGCGGACCGTCACGCTGCCAGTGTCCGTGCCCCGCTACGCCGCGGATGTCCAGCCGGTGTGGAGCTCCTCGCAGTGCACGAACTGCCACGGCAAGGCAGGCAACCTGAGCCTCGCGGCGGACAGCAGCCATGCGAGCCTGATGGACACCCTCGCCATGGCCTGTGGCGGCACGCTCCCGCGCGTCACGCCCGGCGCCCCGGAGCTGTCCGCGCTCGTGCGCAAGATGGAGGGCACGGCGTGCGGGGACCGCATGCCCATGGGCACGCCGGAGTACTTCGATCAGCACCCGGGGCTGAACGTCCTGGTCCGCTCGTGGATCCTCGCGGGCGCGGCCAACGACTGA
- a CDS encoding LysR family transcriptional regulator, whose product MLLFAEVVAAASITSAAERLGLRKSTVSRRLAALEERLGIRLLERNTRRLRLTEAGREYHAHCARLVAEAREVNAAVSESRGTPQGTLRIATLSLLGELLTPVIAELLLHQPRLRVEVSLAQTHVDLIAEDYDLALRTGPLADSSLMARRLGRVRTGYYASPHYLSRHGTPRTPEALTAHECILLAESGTDEVWFFGEGRSARTVPVTGRLRVPSERAGQAAARAGLGIVRLPASLVADDVRAGLLIPVLAADTPPGLPIYAVYPSRRQLPLKVRAFLKLLSARGAALPWEEEEGS is encoded by the coding sequence ATGCTCCTCTTCGCGGAGGTGGTGGCGGCGGCCAGCATCACGTCCGCGGCGGAGCGCCTGGGCCTGCGCAAGTCCACGGTGAGCCGCCGGCTGGCCGCCCTGGAGGAGCGCCTGGGCATCCGGCTGCTCGAGCGCAACACGCGCAGGCTCCGCCTCACGGAAGCAGGCCGCGAGTACCACGCCCACTGCGCGCGGCTCGTGGCCGAGGCCCGCGAGGTGAACGCGGCGGTGAGCGAGTCGCGCGGCACGCCCCAGGGCACGCTGCGCATCGCCACCCTGTCGCTCCTGGGCGAGTTGCTCACGCCCGTCATCGCGGAGCTGCTGCTGCACCAGCCCCGGCTGCGCGTGGAGGTGTCGCTCGCGCAGACGCACGTGGACCTCATCGCGGAGGACTACGACCTGGCGCTGCGCACCGGGCCGCTCGCGGACTCGTCGCTGATGGCGCGCAGGCTCGGGCGCGTGCGCACGGGCTACTACGCCAGCCCGCACTACCTCAGCCGCCACGGCACGCCCCGGACACCAGAGGCGCTGACGGCGCACGAGTGCATCCTGCTGGCCGAGTCCGGCACCGACGAGGTGTGGTTCTTCGGCGAGGGCCGGAGCGCGCGCACCGTCCCGGTGACGGGCCGCCTGCGCGTGCCGAGCGAGCGCGCGGGCCAGGCAGCGGCGCGCGCGGGGCTGGGCATCGTGCGGCTTCCGGCCTCGCTCGTGGCGGACGACGTGCGCGCGGGGCTGCTCATCCCCGTGCTCGCGGCGGACACGCCCCCGGGCCTGCCCATCTACGCCGTCTATCCCAGCCGCCGGCAGCTGCCCCTCAAGGTGCGCGCCTTCCTGAAGCTGCTGTCCGCGCGCGGCGCCGCGCTGCCGTGGGAGGAGGAAGAGGGCTCCTGA
- the trxA gene encoding thioredoxin, whose amino-acid sequence MAGDVIELGDAEFQREVLEAKEPVLVDFTATWCPPCRVLAPVIDSLAAEYKGRMKMAKLNVDDHPRTPEQYGIRAMPTLLFFKGGKVVKQVVGAVPRAKLEEAVRQVL is encoded by the coding sequence ATGGCTGGCGACGTCATCGAGCTGGGAGACGCGGAGTTCCAACGCGAGGTGCTGGAGGCGAAGGAGCCGGTGCTGGTGGACTTCACCGCCACCTGGTGCCCGCCGTGCCGGGTCCTCGCGCCGGTCATCGATTCGTTGGCCGCCGAGTACAAGGGCCGGATGAAGATGGCCAAGCTCAACGTGGACGACCACCCGCGCACGCCCGAGCAGTACGGCATCCGGGCGATGCCCACCCTGCTGTTCTTCAAGGGCGGGAAGGTGGTGAAGCAGGTGGTGGGCGCCGTGCCCAGGGCGAAGCTGGAGGAGGCCGTGCGCCAGGTCCTCTGA
- a CDS encoding DHHA1 domain-containing protein, translating into MILYDADTVDACTWPDTAQARLARDYFVPVMKRGSTAFLSDRTTLRLVAMDDLRIPLAINEAEYDNSPLHSTWVRYIGLPVAAVTAETYGAARAVVMRGAMRTLGAMLKAARIDKCVYVDHWLVLRNLHVSLGEAQVERLTAFLVEHFPGHAIVFPTINPANASPLLNTLAARDYGFLYAAHTRMTLPTQDVSRQVRENRRRDGRLLEAAGYRIVDGREMPGCAPRLRELYRSLNADKYHSTLDFTEEFFAWTLREGIFQYWLAVKDGRVDGFYATHVSDDVVWSPLFGYDLSLPQELGLYRGLVHRLMQDALEVGLTIELGPGADPFKSLRGSQPVPRWSAFHVKHLSGFRQYAWRTLQRYVNGGVRPAANAMLKKIDGDAAVGFGPLALPFTPPTGQTPRESARALREQVDALEAALESAARLEGEARLRELSPLSQPLHNWPQPMPRVVALRERLTRLEQEARRKPAQAPAPASVTPADQARQLLQDATRWGDTALVAAHLGETPAPHLKALVEALRQAAGSVGVVLTATRGDKVVLVTAASEALRGQGVDAGQLMAQAAPCVEGKGGGSPEVAWGGGSRADGIDAALTATRRFVESRLAGPVPSGGVG; encoded by the coding sequence ATGATCCTCTACGACGCGGACACGGTCGACGCGTGCACCTGGCCGGACACCGCGCAGGCGCGGCTCGCGCGCGACTACTTCGTCCCGGTGATGAAGCGCGGCAGCACCGCCTTCCTCTCCGACCGCACCACCCTGCGGCTGGTGGCGATGGACGACCTGCGCATCCCGCTGGCCATCAACGAAGCGGAGTACGACAACTCCCCCCTCCACTCCACGTGGGTGCGCTACATCGGCCTGCCGGTGGCGGCGGTGACGGCGGAGACGTACGGCGCGGCGCGCGCGGTGGTGATGCGCGGGGCCATGCGGACGCTGGGCGCGATGCTGAAGGCGGCGCGCATCGACAAGTGCGTCTACGTGGACCACTGGCTGGTGCTGCGCAACCTGCACGTGAGCCTGGGTGAGGCGCAGGTGGAGCGCCTCACCGCCTTCCTGGTGGAGCACTTCCCCGGGCACGCCATCGTGTTCCCCACCATCAACCCGGCGAACGCGTCGCCCCTGCTCAACACGCTGGCCGCCAGGGACTACGGCTTCCTCTACGCGGCGCACACGCGCATGACGCTGCCCACGCAGGACGTCAGCCGGCAGGTGCGGGAGAACCGGCGCCGCGACGGGCGGCTCCTGGAGGCCGCGGGCTACCGCATCGTGGACGGGCGGGAGATGCCCGGCTGCGCGCCGCGCCTGCGGGAGCTGTACCGGTCGCTCAACGCGGACAAGTACCACTCCACGCTCGACTTCACGGAGGAGTTCTTCGCGTGGACGCTGCGCGAGGGAATCTTCCAGTACTGGCTCGCGGTGAAGGACGGGCGCGTGGACGGCTTCTACGCCACGCACGTCAGCGACGACGTCGTGTGGTCCCCGCTGTTCGGCTACGACCTGTCGCTGCCGCAGGAGCTGGGGCTGTACCGGGGGCTCGTGCACCGCCTCATGCAGGACGCGCTGGAGGTGGGGCTCACCATCGAGCTGGGGCCGGGCGCGGATCCGTTCAAGAGCCTGCGCGGCTCGCAGCCGGTGCCCCGCTGGAGCGCCTTCCACGTGAAGCACCTGTCCGGCTTCCGCCAGTACGCGTGGCGCACGCTGCAGCGCTACGTCAACGGCGGGGTGCGGCCGGCCGCCAACGCGATGCTGAAGAAGATCGACGGTGACGCCGCCGTCGGCTTTGGCCCCCTGGCGCTGCCCTTCACGCCGCCCACGGGCCAGACGCCGCGCGAGTCGGCCCGGGCGCTGCGCGAGCAGGTGGACGCGCTGGAGGCGGCGCTGGAGTCCGCGGCCCGGCTGGAGGGCGAGGCGCGGCTGCGCGAGCTGTCGCCGCTGTCGCAGCCCCTGCACAACTGGCCGCAGCCCATGCCTCGTGTGGTGGCCCTGCGCGAGCGGCTGACGCGGCTGGAGCAGGAGGCGCGCCGCAAGCCCGCGCAGGCCCCGGCGCCCGCGAGCGTGACCCCCGCGGACCAGGCCCGGCAGCTGCTCCAGGACGCGACGCGCTGGGGGGACACGGCGCTCGTCGCCGCGCACCTGGGCGAGACGCCGGCCCCGCACCTCAAGGCGCTGGTGGAGGCGCTGCGGCAGGCGGCGGGCAGCGTGGGCGTGGTGCTCACCGCCACGCGCGGCGACAAGGTGGTGCTGGTGACGGCCGCGAGCGAGGCGCTCCGCGGCCAGGGCGTGGACGCGGGGCAGCTCATGGCCCAGGCGGCGCCCTGCGTGGAGGGCAAGGGCGGCGGTTCCCCGGAGGTGGCCTGGGGCGGAGGCTCGCGCGCGGACGGCATCGACGCGGCGCTCACCGCGACCCGGCGCTTCGTGGAGTCGCGGCTCGCGGGCCCGGTGCCGTCCGGCGGCGTGGGCTGA
- a CDS encoding TlpA disulfide reductase family protein: MTQQDGTEGSPPAPSARGDKAKTALAVVAVLGLAALAFLGVREAQRARLVPDGASPPAFQLKKHEGGSLTLSDLKGRVVMLDFWATWCPPCREEMPSLVKLAKEYESQGLIFVAASRDEGSTAPQEVDYFLQRFQPELRPYVVYADDDMARAFQVNALPTLYFLDRDGKVIDAQRGMLSEDGLRRRIERALKR, encoded by the coding sequence ATGACACAGCAGGACGGGACGGAAGGCTCGCCGCCGGCGCCGAGCGCGCGCGGGGACAAGGCCAAGACGGCGCTGGCGGTGGTGGCGGTGCTGGGGCTGGCGGCGCTGGCGTTCCTGGGCGTGCGCGAGGCGCAGCGGGCGCGGCTCGTTCCGGACGGGGCGTCGCCGCCGGCCTTCCAGTTGAAGAAGCACGAGGGCGGCTCGCTGACGCTGTCGGACCTGAAGGGCCGGGTGGTGATGCTCGACTTCTGGGCCACGTGGTGCCCGCCCTGCCGCGAGGAGATGCCCTCGCTGGTGAAGCTGGCGAAGGAGTACGAGTCCCAGGGGCTCATCTTCGTGGCGGCCAGCCGGGACGAGGGCTCCACGGCGCCGCAGGAGGTGGACTACTTCCTCCAGCGCTTCCAGCCGGAATTGCGTCCCTACGTCGTGTACGCGGACGACGACATGGCGCGGGCCTTCCAGGTGAACGCGCTGCCCACGCTCTACTTCCTGGATCGGGACGGCAAGGTCATCGACGCGCAGCGCGGCATGTTGTCCGAGGACGGCCTGCGCCGCCGCATCGAGCGCGCGCTCAAGCGCTAG
- a CDS encoding CFI-box-CTERM domain-containing protein has protein sequence MQPEELIRAAQTRAAGLDVGRGDAALERVRAQASALFAKLPEPPVYRRAEDPSRKAAQALLPEMERVLAEAFAVAREPAVSPLVDRLVAALRAHAEALVHTADGRLEAAELAWRKAQELERAAHPTRQMVGPPPRPPPVFDKGTGVSRYDPRNAAQATVRLVCPNTGCKRMGDYAFIPTHAYHRFVCPACRVPFLAYFGELKGLEVEHRRSSKRYRFTVDEVGSAVTTRIDFEEAGGQEFPAARRDLLSFLYTEQRELKVVVNLTNGKLMWVSPASSCFVATAAFGEGAPELTAFRAFRDDVLRKSRLGQGFIDGYYHWGPPLAAWVVRRPRVRAGVRWALTRVHDRLTRKERG, from the coding sequence TTGCAGCCCGAAGAACTCATCAGGGCCGCCCAGACGCGGGCGGCGGGATTGGACGTGGGGCGCGGGGACGCGGCGCTGGAGCGCGTGCGGGCCCAGGCCTCGGCGTTGTTCGCGAAACTGCCGGAGCCCCCGGTGTACCGGCGGGCGGAGGACCCTTCGCGCAAGGCGGCCCAGGCGCTGTTGCCGGAGATGGAGCGGGTGCTGGCGGAGGCCTTCGCGGTGGCGCGAGAGCCGGCGGTGTCGCCGCTGGTGGACCGGCTGGTGGCGGCCCTGCGCGCGCACGCGGAGGCGCTGGTGCACACCGCGGACGGCCGGCTGGAGGCGGCGGAGCTGGCGTGGCGGAAGGCCCAGGAGCTGGAGCGGGCCGCGCACCCCACGCGCCAGATGGTGGGCCCGCCGCCGAGGCCGCCGCCGGTGTTCGACAAGGGCACGGGCGTGTCCCGCTACGACCCCCGCAACGCGGCCCAGGCGACCGTGAGGCTGGTGTGCCCCAACACGGGCTGCAAGCGGATGGGCGACTACGCCTTCATCCCGACGCACGCCTACCACCGGTTCGTCTGCCCGGCGTGCCGGGTGCCCTTCCTGGCCTACTTCGGCGAACTGAAGGGGCTGGAGGTGGAGCACCGGCGCAGCTCCAAGCGCTACCGCTTCACGGTGGACGAGGTGGGCAGCGCCGTCACCACGCGCATCGACTTCGAGGAGGCGGGCGGGCAGGAGTTCCCGGCGGCCCGGCGCGACCTGCTGTCCTTCCTCTACACGGAGCAGCGCGAGCTGAAGGTCGTGGTGAACCTCACCAACGGCAAGCTGATGTGGGTGAGCCCCGCGTCGTCCTGCTTCGTGGCGACGGCGGCCTTCGGCGAGGGCGCGCCGGAGCTGACGGCCTTCCGCGCCTTCCGCGACGACGTGCTCCGGAAGAGCCGGCTCGGCCAGGGGTTCATCGACGGGTACTATCATTGGGGCCCGCCGCTGGCGGCGTGGGTGGTGCGCCGGCCGCGGGTGCGGGCCGGAGTGCGCTGGGCCCTGACGCGGGTGCACGACCGCCTGACACGGAAGGAACGCGGATGA
- a CDS encoding S1C family serine protease, whose product MGWKRFGGCIRVAALACALGTAGSAGARTPGKLWLEAQNRAVSRQHSNISDVARRAMPAVVSITTRQDSAEVAPGEEPQRGIGSGFIIHPDGYILTSAHVVDGASEVTISIRSANGYVEEFPATVVGEDERTDCALLKVDTPRKLPVLKLASASHVGIADWVVVIGNPFGLAHSVTVGVVSYVGRTDVTPNGRDGDFDYLQMDASINPGNSGGPVLDLHGDVVAVANAVNVSGQGIGFAIPIDIAKTVIPQLKAHGRMRRGWMGISVQDFSPEVAQAFNLNPRGRGVVVTDVVEDGPAARAGLRTGDVILNMDRLAVERAHTLRWQVAARGVGQQIRLQLRRLGRPLTVKVKLEDLPLVEAPPSTLASGGTPGERAAGARSVLEDLLSPVPRDRTGRAGGPREQEDGLAAP is encoded by the coding sequence ATGGGTTGGAAGCGGTTCGGGGGCTGCATCAGGGTGGCGGCGCTGGCGTGCGCGCTGGGGACAGCGGGGAGCGCCGGGGCCCGCACGCCCGGGAAGCTGTGGCTGGAGGCGCAGAACCGCGCCGTCTCCCGTCAGCACTCGAACATCAGCGACGTGGCCCGCAGGGCCATGCCGGCCGTGGTGTCCATCACCACGCGCCAGGACAGCGCGGAGGTGGCTCCAGGAGAAGAGCCCCAGCGCGGCATCGGCTCCGGGTTCATCATCCATCCGGACGGCTACATCCTCACCAGCGCGCACGTGGTGGACGGGGCCTCGGAGGTCACCATCTCCATCCGCAGCGCCAACGGCTACGTGGAGGAGTTCCCCGCCACCGTGGTGGGCGAGGACGAGCGCACGGACTGCGCGCTCCTCAAGGTGGACACGCCCCGGAAGCTGCCGGTGTTGAAGCTGGCGTCCGCGTCCCACGTGGGCATCGCGGACTGGGTGGTCGTCATCGGCAACCCGTTCGGGCTGGCGCACTCGGTGACGGTGGGCGTGGTGAGCTACGTGGGCCGCACGGACGTGACGCCCAACGGCCGCGACGGCGACTTCGACTACCTCCAGATGGACGCCTCCATCAACCCGGGCAACTCCGGCGGGCCGGTGCTGGACCTGCACGGCGACGTGGTGGCGGTGGCCAACGCCGTCAACGTGTCCGGCCAGGGCATCGGGTTCGCCATCCCCATCGACATCGCGAAGACGGTGATTCCGCAGCTCAAGGCCCACGGGCGCATGCGCCGCGGGTGGATGGGCATCAGCGTGCAGGACTTCTCCCCGGAGGTGGCGCAGGCCTTCAACCTGAACCCGCGCGGCCGGGGCGTGGTGGTGACGGACGTGGTGGAGGACGGCCCCGCGGCCCGAGCAGGCCTGCGCACGGGCGACGTCATCCTGAACATGGACCGGCTGGCGGTGGAGCGGGCGCACACGCTGCGCTGGCAGGTGGCCGCGCGCGGCGTGGGCCAGCAGATCCGCCTGCAGTTGCGCCGGCTGGGCCGCCCCCTGACGGTGAAGGTGAAGCTGGAGGACCTGCCCCTGGTGGAGGCGCCTCCGTCCACGCTGGCCTCGGGCGGAACGCCGGGCGAGCGGGCGGCCGGGGCGCGCTCCGTGCTGGAGGATCTCCTCTCCCCCGTCCCCCGTGACCGGACGGGCCGGGCGGGCGGTCCCCGGGAGCAGGAGGACGGCCTGGCCGCCCCCTGA
- a CDS encoding vegetative protein, with the protein MAEATQTTKLTHWPRTAKGGGKKACTVEGCKRPYRAKSYCFFHFKKWRQGELPHSRYRVCSKPECRAKVGPKAGLCEKHYAETYKKEAAA; encoded by the coding sequence ATGGCCGAGGCCACCCAGACGACGAAGCTCACCCATTGGCCGCGCACCGCCAAGGGCGGCGGCAAGAAGGCGTGCACCGTTGAGGGCTGCAAGCGCCCCTACCGCGCCAAGAGCTACTGCTTCTTCCACTTCAAGAAGTGGCGCCAGGGCGAGCTGCCCCACTCGCGCTACCGCGTGTGCTCCAAGCCGGAGTGCCGCGCCAAGGTCGGCCCCAAGGCCGGCCTGTGCGAGAAGCACTACGCCGAGACCTACAAGAAGGAAGCGGCGGCCTAA
- a CDS encoding RNA methyltransferase, whose product MRPGAELTVVLHQTRSPDNLGAVCRVMANFDFERLVLSEPVVQDFSAAEKMAVKGGHILAGMRVAPDLKAALEDCVYVVGTTSRTQVEKRTPLSPEDAARRLAEESRRGRVALLFGGEQRGLSDEDLTHCQDLLVIPTSDVQPSMNLAQSSAVLLYLCHRQGLTSGPAQPPEAEAGARLGTLNALSGRMRAAMLAADFLNPQAPEHVLHELERTLMRARLTQREAELWLNAFKHLGRAVAPGTSRG is encoded by the coding sequence ATGCGTCCAGGTGCGGAGCTGACCGTCGTCCTTCATCAGACCCGTTCACCCGACAACCTCGGTGCGGTGTGCCGGGTCATGGCGAACTTCGATTTCGAACGTCTCGTCCTCTCCGAGCCCGTGGTCCAGGACTTCAGCGCCGCGGAGAAGATGGCCGTGAAGGGCGGCCACATCCTCGCGGGCATGCGTGTCGCGCCGGACCTCAAGGCCGCCCTGGAGGACTGCGTGTACGTGGTGGGCACCACGTCGCGCACCCAGGTGGAGAAGCGCACGCCCTTGAGCCCGGAGGACGCGGCGCGTCGGCTGGCGGAGGAGAGCCGGCGGGGGCGGGTGGCGCTGTTGTTCGGTGGCGAGCAGCGCGGGCTGTCCGACGAGGACCTCACCCATTGCCAGGACCTGCTCGTCATCCCCACCTCGGACGTGCAGCCGTCCATGAACCTGGCGCAGTCCTCGGCGGTGCTCCTGTACCTCTGCCACCGGCAGGGGCTGACGTCAGGGCCCGCGCAGCCGCCGGAAGCGGAGGCAGGCGCGCGGCTGGGGACGCTCAACGCGCTGAGCGGGCGCATGCGCGCGGCGATGCTGGCGGCGGACTTCCTCAACCCGCAGGCGCCGGAGCACGTGCTGCATGAGCTGGAGCGGACGTTGATGCGTGCGCGGCTGACCCAGCGCGAGGCGGAGCTGTGGCTCAACGCCTTCAAGCACCTGGGCCGCGCGGTGGCGCCGGGGACCTCCCGCGGGTGA
- a CDS encoding phosphoribosylaminoimidazolesuccinocarboxamide synthase yields MNTSALHAQLTHTLRQTDLPSLGTPYKGKVRDTYRKGDTLILVTSDRLSAFDHVLTTIPFKGEVLNRLAAFWFDRTKHIVPNHVLDVPDPNVTVARACQPFSVEVVVRGYLTGSLWRDYQKGTHTAYGVPFAQGLRKDSAFEAPILTPSTKAEYGQHDEPISEAEILSRGLATPRDWARITEAARGLFLEGQKWARTRGLILVDTKYEFGKVGDALYVIDEMHTPDSSRYWVADEYEARFARGEDQKMLDKENIRQWLIRERNFSGHGAVPAIPDDVRVDLATKYVAAYERITGTSLALTPGDVHSRIEGHLRAKGYL; encoded by the coding sequence GTGAACACCTCCGCCCTCCACGCGCAACTCACCCACACCCTTCGCCAGACGGACCTGCCGTCGCTCGGCACGCCCTACAAGGGCAAGGTTCGCGACACCTACCGCAAGGGCGACACGCTCATCCTCGTGACGAGCGACCGCCTCTCCGCGTTCGACCACGTGCTCACCACCATCCCCTTCAAGGGCGAGGTGCTGAACCGCCTGGCGGCCTTCTGGTTCGACCGCACGAAGCACATCGTCCCCAACCACGTGCTGGACGTGCCGGACCCGAACGTCACCGTGGCGCGCGCCTGCCAGCCCTTCTCCGTGGAGGTGGTGGTGCGCGGCTACCTGACGGGCAGCCTCTGGCGCGACTACCAGAAGGGCACGCACACCGCCTACGGCGTCCCCTTCGCGCAAGGGCTGCGCAAGGACAGCGCGTTCGAAGCGCCCATCCTCACGCCGTCCACCAAGGCCGAGTACGGCCAGCACGACGAGCCCATCTCCGAGGCGGAAATCCTCTCCCGCGGGCTCGCAACGCCGCGCGACTGGGCCCGCATCACGGAGGCCGCCCGGGGCCTGTTCCTGGAGGGCCAGAAGTGGGCGCGCACGCGCGGCCTCATCCTGGTGGATACGAAGTACGAGTTCGGGAAGGTGGGTGACGCGCTCTACGTCATCGACGAGATGCACACCCCGGACTCCAGCCGCTACTGGGTGGCGGACGAGTACGAGGCACGCTTCGCCAGGGGCGAGGACCAGAAGATGTTGGACAAGGAGAACATCCGCCAGTGGCTCATCCGCGAGCGGAACTTCTCCGGCCACGGCGCGGTGCCCGCCATCCCGGACGACGTGCGCGTGGACCTGGCCACCAAGTACGTGGCCGCCTACGAGCGCATCACCGGCACGTCCCTCGCGCTGACGCCCGGGGACGTGCACTCGCGCATCGAGGGGCACCTGCGGGCGAAGGGCTACCTCTAG
- the purB gene encoding adenylosuccinate lyase → MIPRYSRPEMAALWSDVARYRRWRDVELAALEGMVAQGLAPKEALTDCLARAGDFTEADAARIEEIERTTKHDVIAFLTFVEERVGPSARWLHLGMTSSDVLDTSLGLTLRDSLDLLLKGMDRVMAAVEKRAFEHKHTLQMGRSHGIHAEPITFGHKLAIWYDELRRGRTRLLHARDTIAVGKISGAVGTFAHLPPSVEEHVCQKLGLKPAPASSQVVQRDRHAEFFTAIALVGASLEKFAVEVRHLQRTEVREAEEPFTPGQKGSSAMPHKRNPILSENLTGLARLLRGYAVSAMEDVALWHERDISHSSVERVIGPDATILLDFMLHRFAGLVENMRVYPEQMKKNLDLLGGVVNSQRLLLELARKGMDRQAAYVVVQRNAMKMFEEGVDFRQALLNDADLLKMMTPEEIADCFSPGYHTRQMDAVFQRVFGRAS, encoded by the coding sequence GTGATTCCACGCTACAGCCGTCCCGAAATGGCCGCCCTCTGGTCCGACGTCGCCCGCTACCGCCGCTGGCGCGACGTGGAGCTCGCCGCGCTGGAGGGCATGGTCGCGCAAGGCCTCGCCCCCAAGGAGGCGCTGACGGACTGCCTCGCCCGCGCCGGTGACTTCACCGAGGCGGACGCCGCGCGCATCGAAGAGATTGAGCGCACCACCAAGCACGACGTCATCGCCTTCCTCACCTTCGTGGAGGAGCGCGTGGGCCCCAGCGCCCGTTGGCTGCACCTGGGCATGACGTCGTCGGACGTGCTGGACACGTCGCTGGGCCTCACCCTGCGCGACTCCCTGGACCTGCTGCTCAAGGGCATGGACCGCGTGATGGCCGCGGTGGAGAAGCGCGCGTTCGAGCACAAGCACACGCTGCAGATGGGCCGCAGCCACGGCATCCACGCGGAGCCCATCACCTTCGGGCACAAGCTGGCCATCTGGTACGACGAACTGCGCCGGGGCCGCACGCGCCTGTTGCACGCGCGAGACACCATCGCGGTGGGCAAGATTTCCGGCGCGGTGGGCACGTTCGCGCACCTGCCGCCGTCGGTGGAGGAGCACGTCTGCCAGAAGCTGGGCCTCAAGCCCGCGCCCGCCTCCAGCCAGGTGGTGCAGCGCGACCGGCACGCGGAGTTCTTCACCGCCATCGCCCTGGTGGGCGCGAGCCTGGAGAAGTTCGCCGTTGAAGTCCGCCACCTCCAGCGCACGGAGGTGCGCGAGGCGGAGGAGCCCTTCACGCCGGGACAGAAGGGCTCCAGCGCCATGCCGCACAAGCGCAACCCCATCCTGTCGGAGAACCTCACGGGCCTCGCGCGCCTGCTTCGCGGCTACGCGGTGAGCGCCATGGAGGACGTGGCGCTGTGGCACGAGCGGGACATCTCGCACTCGTCCGTGGAGCGCGTCATCGGTCCGGACGCCACCATCCTGCTGGACTTCATGCTCCACCGCTTCGCGGGCCTGGTGGAGAACATGCGCGTCTACCCGGAGCAGATGAAGAAGAACCTGGACCTGCTGGGCGGCGTGGTGAACTCGCAGCGCCTCTTGCTGGAGCTCGCGCGCAAGGGCATGGACCGGCAGGCCGCGTACGTCGTCGTCCAGCGCAACGCGATGAAGATGTTCGAGGAGGGCGTGGACTTCCGGCAGGCCCTGCTCAACGACGCGGACCTGCTCAAGATGATGACGCCCGAGGAGATCGCCGACTGCTTCTCCCCGGGCTACCACACGCGTCAGATGGACGCGGTGTTCCAGCGCGTCTTCGGCCGCGCGAGCTGA